A single Corynebacterium resistens DSM 45100 DNA region contains:
- the lgt gene encoding prolipoprotein diacylglyceryl transferase, with protein sequence MLTTYLANIPSPPQGVWHLGPIPIRAYALCILTGVVVAYFWTRKRYADRGGDPELAVDALLVAIPAGIIGARLYHVITDHDKYFGPGRDPIDAFKITNGGLGIWGGIVLGSLAVWLLFRAKKVPLSPFADAAAPTIALAQAIGRLGNWFNQELYGGPSTAPWALEIYERVDGRSTGQVLEVVQPTFLYELLWNLLVVALLLFVDRRWRMDRGRLFMLYVAGYTFGRFFIENMRTDPATTVFGDIRINVLVSALVFLGAIGLFIVTTLRARQLNSRPQ encoded by the coding sequence ATGCTCACCACCTACCTCGCCAATATTCCTTCTCCACCGCAGGGCGTATGGCATCTCGGTCCCATCCCCATCCGTGCTTACGCCCTGTGCATCCTCACTGGCGTGGTTGTGGCCTATTTCTGGACGCGCAAACGATATGCCGATCGCGGTGGCGATCCCGAGCTGGCCGTGGATGCACTCCTGGTCGCTATCCCCGCCGGAATCATTGGTGCACGCCTGTATCACGTGATTACCGATCACGATAAGTATTTCGGCCCGGGACGAGACCCCATAGACGCCTTCAAAATCACCAACGGTGGCCTCGGCATCTGGGGAGGCATCGTCCTAGGCAGTCTCGCGGTCTGGTTGCTTTTCAGAGCCAAGAAGGTGCCACTTTCTCCTTTTGCCGACGCCGCCGCGCCCACCATCGCACTAGCCCAAGCGATCGGCCGTCTGGGCAACTGGTTTAACCAGGAATTATACGGTGGCCCGTCCACTGCACCTTGGGCGTTGGAAATCTACGAACGCGTTGACGGACGTTCCACGGGGCAGGTTCTGGAGGTCGTACAGCCGACTTTCCTTTACGAGCTACTGTGGAACCTCTTGGTAGTCGCATTGCTCCTCTTTGTCGACAGGCGCTGGCGCATGGACCGGGGGCGGTTGTTCATGCTGTATGTGGCTGGATACACCTTTGGCCGATTCTTTATCGAGAACATGCGCACGGATCCCGCCACCACGGTATTCGGCGATATCCGCATTAACGTGCTTGTCTCCGCACTGGTGTTCCTCGGGGCGATTGGTTTGTTTATCGTGACCACGTTGCGTGCCCGCCAATTGAACTCCCGCCCCCAGTAG
- a CDS encoding amino acid ABC transporter ATP-binding protein: MINIHNLWKKYGRIEVLKGIDLQVPQGTVTCLIGPSGSGKSTLLRCVNHLEKPTAGRIEVDGELIGYREKGGTLYEISEKEAAKQRVDIGMVFQHFNLFTHRTVLENIIEAPIQVRGESRDSAEEYARRLLERVGLAHKADAYPVQLSGGQQQRVAIARALAMRPKLMLFDEPTSALDPELVGEVLGVMRDLADEGMTMLVVTHEMGFAREVADTVAFMDGGVIQEIGPAAEVINTPQNKRTQEFLSSIL; the protein is encoded by the coding sequence ATGATCAACATCCACAATCTTTGGAAGAAGTACGGGCGCATCGAGGTGTTAAAAGGAATCGATCTCCAAGTTCCCCAAGGCACTGTGACCTGCCTGATCGGTCCAAGCGGATCCGGCAAGTCCACGCTGTTGCGATGCGTGAATCACCTAGAGAAACCGACAGCTGGGCGCATCGAAGTGGACGGCGAACTCATCGGTTACCGCGAGAAGGGCGGCACGCTCTACGAAATCTCCGAAAAGGAAGCCGCCAAGCAACGCGTGGACATCGGTATGGTGTTCCAGCACTTCAATCTGTTTACGCATCGTACGGTGTTAGAGAACATTATTGAGGCACCGATTCAGGTGCGGGGCGAATCGCGCGATTCTGCTGAGGAATATGCGCGGCGGTTACTGGAGCGCGTGGGCTTGGCACACAAAGCCGATGCCTACCCGGTGCAACTTTCCGGCGGTCAGCAACAACGTGTAGCCATTGCGCGAGCGCTAGCCATGCGCCCGAAGCTGATGCTGTTCGACGAGCCCACTAGCGCCCTCGATCCCGAGCTAGTCGGTGAAGTACTGGGCGTGATGCGTGACCTCGCCGACGAGGGCATGACGATGCTAGTCGTGACCCACGAGATGGGTTTCGCGCGCGAAGTTGCAGACACCGTGGCTTTCATGGACGGCGGTGTTATCCAAGAGATCGGCCCCGCGGCTGAGGTCATCAACACCCCTCAGAACAAGCGCACCCAGGAATTCCTGTCGAGCATTCTATAA
- the trpB gene encoding tryptophan synthase subunit beta codes for MSDKTPLPTAGEVLATPTHHEPDERGHWGDFGGRYVPEALMAVIDEITDAWSKAKADQAYLNELDELHRTYTGRPSPLYFAQRFSEAVGANVWLKREDLNHTGSHKINNVLGQVLLAKRMGKTRVIAETGAGQHGVATATACALMGIECRIYMGEVDANRQALNIARMRLLGAQVEVVTIGSRTLKDAINEAMRFWVAHAEDTYYCFGTAAGPHPFPQMVRDLQRVIGTEARQQILDETGKLPDAVVACVGGGSNAIGLFHPFINDESVQIFGAEAAGDGLESGRHAAPINMGLQGVFQGAFSDLMQNEDGQIIESHSISAGLDYPGVGPEHSQLHSEGRAEYLAITDAEAMDAFQQLSRTEGIIPAIESAHAVAAAIKVAARLPGSTIIVNLSGRGDKDVDTAAKWFNEEGEK; via the coding sequence GTGAGTGACAAAACCCCATTGCCAACAGCGGGCGAAGTTTTAGCGACGCCCACCCATCATGAACCCGACGAGCGTGGTCACTGGGGTGACTTCGGTGGTCGGTACGTTCCCGAGGCCCTCATGGCCGTTATCGATGAGATCACTGATGCATGGTCCAAGGCGAAGGCTGATCAGGCTTATTTGAATGAGCTTGACGAGCTGCATCGCACTTATACCGGCCGACCTTCGCCTTTGTATTTCGCACAGCGTTTTTCGGAGGCTGTAGGGGCCAACGTCTGGTTGAAGCGCGAAGATCTGAACCACACTGGTTCACACAAAATCAACAATGTCCTCGGCCAGGTGCTTCTCGCCAAGCGAATGGGGAAGACCCGTGTCATCGCTGAGACCGGTGCGGGTCAACACGGAGTGGCTACCGCCACCGCGTGTGCCTTGATGGGCATCGAATGCCGCATTTACATGGGCGAAGTAGATGCTAACCGGCAGGCCTTGAACATTGCCCGCATGCGTTTGTTGGGTGCGCAGGTGGAAGTAGTCACTATTGGTTCTCGCACGCTGAAGGACGCGATTAACGAAGCCATGCGCTTCTGGGTAGCCCACGCCGAGGACACGTATTACTGCTTCGGTACCGCTGCTGGACCTCACCCATTCCCGCAGATGGTGAGGGATTTGCAGCGTGTAATCGGGACCGAGGCGCGCCAGCAGATTCTCGATGAAACCGGCAAACTTCCCGACGCCGTGGTGGCGTGCGTGGGCGGTGGCTCCAACGCCATCGGGCTGTTCCACCCCTTCATTAACGATGAATCTGTGCAGATTTTCGGAGCGGAAGCGGCAGGTGATGGCCTAGAATCCGGGCGCCACGCAGCTCCGATCAACATGGGCCTGCAGGGCGTATTCCAAGGCGCGTTCTCTGATCTCATGCAAAACGAGGACGGTCAGATCATCGAGTCCCATTCGATTTCCGCTGGTTTGGATTACCCGGGTGTCGGCCCCGAGCACTCGCAGTTGCACAGCGAAGGCCGAGCTGAGTACCTCGCGATCACCGATGCGGAGGCGATGGATGCCTTCCAACAGCTGTCGCGTACCGAGGGTATTATCCCAGCAATTGAATCGGCACACGCTGTAGCCGCCGCGATTAAGGTGGCAGCCCGCCTACCTGGCTCAACGATCATTGTGAACCTTTCGGGCCGTGGCGATAAGGATGTTGATACCGCTGCGAAGTGGTTTAACGAAGAAGGGGAGAAGTAG
- a CDS encoding DUF4921 family protein, producing MIGSHSPRPAPVPPLTTLPDGTIKQVNPFSGTEVWTVPGRANRPIAEHRPEANDIADRDATTAFGLKRKLETPPEKSRLIVDADGKPRILRGLKPSELENTTPLFRRVANLFEILTYDYWSLNYGYRSSPAAAMHMAEYLAEDAGQDHVEKILRTKWAASGRPKEAIDALFSPATRMQTLNEQGIGLFAGGHDVIIARDHFTPDATTTDQLASSGSLDWQTHRHFMAFTVDGMDQLYRANRYVRYVAAFQNWLAPAGASFDHLHKQLVAIDEHGLQNETEIAQVRSNPNMYNEWAVDYAARHNLIIAENEHAIAFAGFGHRWPTLEVFSKSGTTEPWLMSDAERDAVSDLVHACHVAAGPHIACNEEWLHRPLDVDVPMPWRIVIKWRVSTMAGFEGGTKIYINTITPGQLKDRVLTALQKAQDEGRLAPGISLGEECTMRPNSLKYNPAIR from the coding sequence GTGATTGGTTCGCATTCTCCCCGCCCCGCACCAGTGCCACCGCTAACCACTTTGCCGGACGGCACCATCAAACAGGTTAACCCCTTTTCCGGTACCGAGGTCTGGACTGTCCCCGGCCGCGCTAACCGCCCCATCGCCGAACATCGTCCGGAAGCCAACGACATCGCCGACCGCGATGCAACCACCGCATTCGGATTGAAACGCAAGCTCGAAACCCCACCGGAAAAGTCGCGCCTTATCGTCGACGCAGATGGCAAGCCACGGATCCTTCGCGGACTAAAACCCAGCGAGTTGGAAAACACCACTCCGCTGTTCCGGCGCGTGGCCAACCTGTTTGAGATCCTCACCTATGACTACTGGAGCCTCAACTACGGATACCGCTCCAGTCCCGCCGCAGCGATGCATATGGCCGAATACCTCGCAGAAGATGCGGGCCAGGATCATGTAGAGAAGATTCTGCGTACCAAATGGGCAGCTTCGGGTCGCCCGAAGGAAGCAATCGATGCTCTCTTCTCCCCCGCTACCCGCATGCAGACTCTGAACGAACAAGGCATTGGCCTTTTCGCCGGTGGCCACGACGTGATTATCGCCCGCGATCACTTCACGCCTGATGCGACCACAACCGATCAGCTCGCCAGCTCTGGCAGCTTGGATTGGCAGACTCACCGCCACTTCATGGCTTTCACCGTCGACGGCATGGATCAGCTCTACCGCGCGAACCGCTACGTCCGCTACGTTGCCGCGTTCCAAAACTGGCTCGCCCCCGCCGGCGCGAGCTTTGACCACCTGCACAAGCAGCTCGTCGCCATCGATGAACATGGCCTGCAGAATGAAACCGAGATCGCACAGGTTCGCAGCAACCCGAACATGTACAACGAATGGGCCGTGGACTATGCCGCGCGCCACAACCTCATCATCGCCGAAAACGAGCACGCCATCGCCTTTGCCGGCTTCGGTCACCGGTGGCCGACGTTGGAGGTCTTCTCAAAGTCCGGTACCACTGAGCCTTGGTTGATGTCCGACGCCGAAAGGGATGCCGTCTCCGATCTTGTCCATGCGTGCCACGTCGCTGCCGGACCACACATCGCCTGCAACGAAGAGTGGCTTCACCGCCCGCTGGACGTAGACGTTCCGATGCCATGGCGCATCGTGATCAAATGGCGCGTATCAACCATGGCCGGATTCGAGGGCGGCACGAAGATTTACATCAACACCATCACGCCTGGCCAGCTCAAGGATCGTGTGCTCACGGCACTGCAGAAGGCCCAAGATGAGGGACGGCTCGCACCGGGAATCTCCTTGGGCGAAGAATGCACGATGCGCCCGAATTCGCTGAAGTACAACCCGGCGATTAGGTAG
- the trpC gene encoding indole-3-glycerol phosphate synthase TrpC translates to MPTVLDQIIAGVLEDQAAREAKVPYAEIKAKSLDAPAPIDAFAALSGHSVKVIAEVKRASPSKGHLADISEPEVLAKAYADNGATVISCLTEERRFKGSLSDFDAVRRAVDIPLLRKDFIVNPYQIHEARAHGADMVLLIVAALEQDRLTALLDRTESLGMTALVEVHTEEEAERAVAAGAKVIGVNARNLKTLEVDMDVFGRIAPALPSSVIKVAESGVKDKHDLLAYAGAGADAVLVGEGLVTAGIPGQACKKLVVAGQHPSCPQP, encoded by the coding sequence ATGCCGACGGTATTGGATCAGATCATTGCGGGCGTGTTGGAAGATCAAGCCGCCCGCGAGGCTAAGGTTCCCTATGCCGAGATCAAGGCCAAGTCTCTGGATGCACCTGCTCCCATTGATGCTTTCGCAGCATTATCGGGCCACAGCGTGAAGGTCATCGCGGAGGTCAAGCGGGCGAGCCCTTCAAAGGGACACCTCGCGGATATCTCGGAGCCCGAAGTTCTGGCCAAGGCATATGCAGATAATGGCGCTACCGTCATTTCCTGTCTCACGGAAGAACGCCGTTTCAAGGGGTCACTTTCTGATTTCGACGCCGTGCGGCGCGCGGTCGATATCCCCCTTTTGCGCAAGGACTTCATCGTCAACCCGTATCAGATTCACGAGGCTCGTGCGCATGGTGCCGACATGGTGTTGCTCATTGTGGCGGCCTTGGAGCAGGACCGGTTGACGGCGCTTTTGGATCGCACGGAGTCCCTCGGTATGACGGCGCTGGTGGAGGTCCATACGGAAGAAGAAGCTGAGCGCGCGGTAGCTGCGGGGGCAAAGGTTATTGGCGTGAATGCCCGTAACCTTAAGACTCTTGAAGTCGACATGGATGTGTTTGGCCGTATCGCGCCAGCTCTACCGTCGTCGGTGATCAAAGTCGCGGAATCCGGCGTCAAAGATAAGCACGACCTGCTGGCGTACGCCGGGGCAGGCGCAGACGCGGTGCTGGTAGGCGAGGGGCTGGTAACCGCCGGGATCCCTGGTCAAGCCTGTAAGAAGCTGGTTGTGGCTGGTCAGCACCCCTCGTGCCCGCAGCCCTAG
- the pyk gene encoding pyruvate kinase, translating into MDRRTKIVCTLGPAVASKENIRGLVEAGMNVARLNFSHGEHADHEQNYRWVREATDETGKAVGILADLQGPKIRLGRFAEGATMWATGETVRITVDDIQGTHDRVSTTYKGLAHDARPGDRLLVDDGKVALVCKEVDGNDVVCEVTEGGPVSNNKGVSLPGMNISTPALSEKDREDLRFALKLGVDFIALSFVRSPSDVELVREIMDEVGRRVPVIAKLEKPEAVDSLEPIILAFDAVMVARGDLGVEVPLEEVPLVQKRAIQIARENAKPVIVATQMLDSMIENSRPTRAEASDVANAVLDGADAVMLSGETSVGKHPITTVETMARIVAAAEIDGDVPPLTHRPRTRRGVISYAAKDIGERLNARALVAFTSSGDTAKRVARLRSRLPLLVFTPFQAVRSQLALTWGVETFLTDDVTTTDEMMAAVDTALLGMEEYKHDDMMVVVAGSPPGISGNTNMIQVHLLGQEHKR; encoded by the coding sequence GTGGATAGAAGAACAAAGATCGTATGTACCCTTGGCCCCGCGGTTGCCTCGAAGGAAAACATCCGCGGACTCGTAGAAGCGGGCATGAACGTCGCCCGCCTGAACTTTTCCCACGGCGAGCACGCTGACCACGAGCAGAACTACCGGTGGGTGCGCGAGGCTACCGACGAAACCGGTAAGGCCGTCGGTATTCTTGCCGATCTTCAGGGCCCTAAGATCCGCCTCGGTCGTTTTGCCGAAGGTGCGACCATGTGGGCGACGGGGGAGACCGTCCGCATTACCGTCGACGATATCCAGGGCACCCACGACCGCGTGTCCACCACCTACAAGGGCCTGGCGCACGATGCCCGCCCCGGTGACCGCCTGCTGGTCGACGACGGCAAGGTCGCGCTGGTCTGTAAGGAAGTCGACGGCAACGATGTCGTGTGCGAGGTCACCGAAGGTGGTCCCGTCTCCAACAACAAGGGCGTTTCCCTGCCCGGTATGAATATCTCCACGCCGGCGCTCAGCGAGAAGGACCGCGAGGACCTGCGCTTCGCCCTGAAGCTGGGCGTGGACTTCATCGCGTTGTCCTTCGTGCGTTCCCCATCTGATGTGGAGCTTGTCCGCGAGATCATGGATGAGGTCGGTCGTCGCGTGCCGGTCATCGCGAAGCTGGAAAAGCCCGAGGCTGTTGATTCTCTTGAGCCGATTATCTTGGCTTTCGACGCCGTCATGGTCGCCCGCGGTGACCTCGGCGTTGAAGTTCCCCTCGAGGAAGTTCCCCTAGTGCAAAAGCGCGCGATCCAGATCGCCCGCGAGAATGCGAAGCCGGTGATCGTGGCCACACAGATGCTGGATTCCATGATCGAGAACTCCCGCCCCACCCGCGCGGAGGCCTCCGATGTGGCCAACGCTGTGCTCGACGGCGCGGATGCCGTGATGTTGTCTGGTGAAACCTCCGTTGGTAAGCACCCCATCACCACCGTGGAGACCATGGCGCGCATCGTTGCGGCCGCCGAGATCGACGGCGATGTCCCGCCACTCACGCACCGTCCCCGTACCCGTCGTGGCGTGATTTCATACGCCGCTAAGGATATCGGCGAGCGGCTCAATGCCCGCGCCCTCGTGGCTTTCACTTCCTCCGGTGATACTGCCAAGCGCGTGGCGCGTCTGCGTTCCCGTCTGCCTCTGCTGGTATTCACCCCTTTCCAAGCGGTGCGCTCCCAGCTGGCATTGACGTGGGGTGTGGAGACGTTCCTCACCGACGACGTCACCACAACCGATGAGATGATGGCCGCCGTGGATACTGCTTTGCTGGGCATGGAGGAGTATAAGCATGACGACATGATGGTCGTTGTCGCCGGTTCGCCTCCAGGAATCTCCGGCAACACCAACATGATTCAGGTGCACCTGCTTGGCCAGGAGCACAAGCGCTAG
- a CDS encoding HNH endonuclease signature motif containing protein, with protein sequence MLFSEQHPENQDDQHEHLVRTDNSASAQHSRKGRRAHPSWRVLDPEDELSQTFVQINKLHLAAARMACPDEGDFIPDHTTRVYARAGITNYRADQLAVIGLTLKNFPKVATMFKEGAFCLQLMHRICEHLEPISPERRSVIDAATVNLLQPSVGNQAMRTLAWIDEKLTALIDELEPLSRPILEAEDDKDAPNPADDYEQGVGEFHVDDQSSSTTTFTFSVGKMESVEIMRAIRSASKVHGITQGAALVELIRGNITADVVLHLFKNTGGLPVDQIFGEGHWLNTAASKHWLTRITHLAGAGVASNESYQPTTTVKANVMGRDAHCRFPGCEVPAHKCQLDHVKRYDHDDPARGGPTDVSNLHLLCAKHHRLKTAGSWDVSIHDDATEVWTSHGDGHVVVTTPDGPLGRPTFKHRAVERTRVVNQYNEKRLQNKAARLQALREAAGPPPY encoded by the coding sequence ATGTTGTTCAGCGAACAGCACCCAGAAAATCAAGATGATCAGCACGAACACCTAGTCAGAACCGATAACTCTGCAAGCGCTCAGCATTCCCGCAAGGGACGGCGCGCGCACCCTTCGTGGCGCGTGCTCGATCCGGAAGATGAACTTAGTCAAACATTTGTTCAAATAAATAAACTGCATCTTGCTGCAGCCCGGATGGCTTGTCCAGATGAGGGCGATTTCATCCCGGATCACACCACTCGTGTGTATGCGCGGGCGGGTATTACCAACTACCGGGCTGATCAGCTCGCTGTGATTGGTTTGACTCTGAAAAACTTTCCAAAGGTCGCGACCATGTTTAAGGAGGGGGCTTTCTGTCTACAGCTCATGCATCGCATTTGCGAACATTTGGAGCCCATCTCGCCTGAACGTCGGTCGGTTATCGACGCCGCCACGGTCAACCTTCTTCAGCCCTCCGTGGGCAACCAAGCGATGCGCACCCTTGCATGGATCGATGAGAAGCTGACAGCTCTCATCGATGAACTCGAGCCACTATCCCGACCCATTCTCGAAGCTGAAGATGACAAAGATGCTCCGAATCCCGCCGATGACTATGAGCAAGGGGTTGGCGAATTTCATGTTGATGACCAAAGCAGCTCCACCACCACGTTCACGTTTAGCGTGGGAAAGATGGAAAGCGTGGAGATCATGCGCGCCATCCGTAGCGCCTCGAAGGTGCACGGCATCACGCAAGGAGCTGCTCTCGTTGAGCTGATCCGTGGGAATATTACCGCGGACGTGGTACTTCACCTTTTCAAGAACACTGGAGGTCTGCCCGTGGACCAGATCTTCGGCGAGGGGCACTGGCTGAACACCGCTGCGAGCAAGCACTGGTTAACCCGTATTACACATCTTGCGGGGGCCGGGGTGGCGTCGAACGAAAGCTACCAACCCACCACCACGGTGAAGGCGAACGTGATGGGGAGGGATGCGCACTGTCGCTTCCCCGGGTGCGAGGTGCCGGCGCACAAGTGCCAGCTCGACCACGTGAAACGGTATGACCACGATGATCCAGCCAGAGGCGGACCGACTGACGTATCGAATCTTCATCTTCTCTGTGCCAAGCATCACCGGTTGAAAACCGCAGGAAGTTGGGATGTAAGCATCCATGACGATGCCACTGAGGTTTGGACGAGTCATGGTGATGGGCACGTGGTGGTAACTACTCCGGACGGGCCTTTGGGAAGGCCAACTTTCAAGCATCGAGCCGTGGAACGCACCCGCGTGGTGAACCAGTACAACGAAAAGAGGTTGCAGAATAAGGCAGCCCGGCTGCAAGCATTGAGGGAAGCCGCGGGGCCACCACCATACTGA
- a CDS encoding amidohydrolase produces the protein MKPTELATQHGVDLSWQQGCYEWLHQHPELSLQEEKTAAYIVEKLEKFDCEITTGIGGHGIVAVFRNGDSSGDGDGSKQNPSKTVLMRADFDALPVTEDTGLDYASVNEGVMHACGHDMHTAALLGVCAVMDQRRDAWEGTFIALFQPAEEVTRGAGMMVEDGLAEKIPTPDVCLGQHIVPGPVGTVMSAPGPVLAACDTITITLFGKSAHGSQPHESLDPTFLAAMIVVRLQGIVGREVSPEDFAVITVGMLSSGHTNNTIPDSAKLVLNCRFYNTDVRDKTYAAIERVVRGECYASGCTRDPIIEYSAHGELTDNDEEVFNAVRPHFDATFGAKSVSAQRWTASEDFSEIPRHFGVPYLFWTVGVTDEKTWNSGNVPGNHSPHFAPAPGTLEAATKAGITAVAAYLGK, from the coding sequence TTGAAGCCGACTGAGCTAGCCACCCAACACGGTGTGGACTTGTCCTGGCAGCAAGGTTGCTACGAGTGGTTGCACCAGCACCCTGAACTTTCGCTGCAGGAAGAAAAGACCGCGGCATACATCGTGGAAAAGCTAGAAAAGTTCGACTGCGAAATCACCACGGGAATCGGTGGCCACGGAATCGTGGCGGTGTTCCGTAACGGGGACAGCAGCGGTGACGGGGACGGCAGCAAGCAGAACCCAAGCAAGACAGTACTGATGCGCGCCGACTTTGACGCCCTCCCGGTAACGGAGGACACGGGACTGGATTATGCGTCGGTCAACGAAGGTGTAATGCACGCCTGCGGCCATGACATGCACACTGCCGCCCTGCTGGGTGTGTGCGCAGTGATGGACCAACGCAGAGATGCCTGGGAAGGCACCTTCATCGCGCTGTTTCAGCCCGCGGAAGAGGTCACCCGTGGCGCCGGCATGATGGTTGAAGATGGGCTTGCCGAAAAGATCCCCACCCCGGATGTTTGCCTCGGCCAACACATCGTGCCCGGCCCCGTCGGCACGGTGATGTCTGCACCCGGCCCTGTACTTGCGGCTTGCGACACCATCACCATCACCCTATTCGGCAAGTCCGCCCACGGTTCGCAGCCTCACGAGTCACTGGACCCCACGTTCCTTGCCGCAATGATCGTGGTGCGTTTGCAGGGCATCGTCGGTCGCGAAGTCTCACCCGAAGATTTCGCGGTCATCACGGTAGGCATGCTCAGCTCCGGGCACACGAACAACACCATCCCGGATTCCGCGAAACTAGTGCTGAATTGCCGCTTCTACAACACAGACGTGCGCGATAAAACCTACGCCGCCATCGAACGCGTGGTGCGTGGCGAATGCTATGCCTCAGGCTGCACCCGCGACCCGATCATTGAATACTCTGCGCACGGTGAGCTCACCGACAATGACGAAGAAGTATTCAACGCGGTTCGCCCCCATTTCGACGCCACATTCGGCGCGAAATCAGTTTCCGCGCAACGGTGGACAGCCTCGGAAGACTTCTCCGAAATCCCCCGCCACTTCGGTGTTCCATACCTGTTCTGGACTGTTGGCGTCACAGATGAAAAGACCTGGAACAGTGGCAACGTGCCCGGAAACCACAGCCCGCACTTCGCTCCGGCCCCTGGAACGCTTGAAGCCGCCACAAAAGCCGGTATCACGGCGGTGGCGGCTTACTTGGGTAAGTAA
- a CDS encoding amino acid ABC transporter permease: MKLASTAKEQPSEIQAVPLKHPWRWVTAAILLALLVWFIIGAATNEAYHWDTYFQYVLDTRVAIAALRTIALTVFSMLIGVILGAIVAVLRMSPNPVLQAVAWLYLWIFRGTPIYVQLVFWGLLGSIYQSVSVGFAEIDLQAFLSNMFLLAVVGLALNEAAYMAEIVRAGIQAVPEGQSEASKALGMTWWQNMRRTVLPQAMRIIIPPTGNEFISLLKTTSLVIAIPYAGELYGRTTDISNNLFLPVPLLLVAATWYLVITSLLMVAQHYLERYFSRGSSRQLTGRQLAALADAEGVPPRNVTVDNEGTR; this comes from the coding sequence ATGAAGCTAGCTAGCACCGCAAAAGAACAGCCTTCCGAAATCCAAGCCGTGCCCCTGAAGCACCCTTGGCGGTGGGTGACGGCCGCTATCCTGCTGGCTCTGCTGGTGTGGTTCATCATCGGAGCAGCCACCAACGAGGCCTATCACTGGGATACCTACTTCCAGTACGTTTTGGATACCCGCGTAGCCATTGCTGCACTGCGCACGATTGCACTGACAGTTTTTTCCATGCTGATCGGTGTGATCCTTGGCGCCATCGTGGCCGTGCTGCGCATGTCCCCGAACCCAGTATTGCAAGCAGTGGCGTGGCTATACCTGTGGATTTTCCGCGGTACGCCGATCTATGTACAGCTGGTGTTCTGGGGCCTACTTGGCTCGATTTACCAGTCAGTAAGCGTGGGATTTGCCGAAATTGATTTGCAGGCATTCCTTTCCAACATGTTTCTGCTGGCAGTGGTTGGTCTGGCGTTGAATGAGGCCGCTTATATGGCCGAGATCGTCCGCGCCGGGATCCAAGCAGTCCCGGAAGGCCAATCAGAAGCCTCGAAGGCGCTGGGTATGACGTGGTGGCAGAACATGCGCCGCACCGTGTTGCCGCAAGCGATGCGCATCATTATTCCGCCGACGGGCAACGAGTTCATCAGTTTGCTGAAGACTACCTCCCTAGTGATCGCGATTCCTTACGCCGGTGAGTTGTACGGGCGCACTACCGATATCTCGAACAACCTGTTCCTGCCGGTTCCACTGCTGCTGGTCGCCGCCACTTGGTACCTCGTCATCACCAGCTTGCTGATGGTCGCGCAGCACTACTTAGAGCGGTACTTCTCTCGCGGCTCTTCACGCCAGCTCACCGGGCGTCAGTTGGCTGCTCTGGCCGACGCCGAAGGGGTGCCACCGCGGAATGTGACAGTAGACAACGAGGGAACGAGGTAA
- the trpA gene encoding tryptophan synthase subunit alpha translates to MSESRSESRLAQVFRRANAEDRAAFVAYMTAGFPNAEVSREIFSALAQHADLIEVGIPFTDPMMDGPTIQAAADEALANGFRVAQTFDAVRAVTEAGGQAVIMSYWNPVLQYGPERFAAELAAAGGLGSIIPDLLPEEAARWAKACEEHDLSPVYLVAPSTTAERMEITVNAGNGFIYAASHMGVTGAQEQVSSHARELVERTRQATDLPVAVGLGVRDGKQAAAIAEFADGVIVGSALIQAVQSGGQEEMLSLARELQEGCQR, encoded by the coding sequence ATGAGTGAGTCCCGTAGCGAATCTCGTTTGGCTCAAGTCTTTCGTCGCGCCAACGCGGAAGACCGCGCTGCTTTTGTTGCCTACATGACTGCGGGTTTCCCCAATGCGGAAGTGTCGCGCGAGATTTTCAGCGCCCTCGCGCAGCATGCGGATCTCATTGAGGTCGGCATTCCATTCACGGATCCCATGATGGATGGCCCGACGATTCAGGCTGCTGCCGATGAGGCTCTAGCCAATGGCTTCCGCGTGGCCCAGACCTTTGATGCGGTTCGTGCTGTCACCGAAGCCGGGGGCCAAGCTGTAATCATGAGCTACTGGAACCCCGTGCTGCAGTACGGGCCAGAGCGTTTCGCTGCAGAACTCGCTGCAGCCGGCGGTTTGGGCAGCATTATTCCGGACTTGCTGCCGGAGGAGGCTGCTCGGTGGGCGAAGGCATGTGAGGAACATGACCTTTCCCCCGTTTACCTTGTGGCGCCATCCACTACTGCTGAGCGCATGGAGATCACTGTGAACGCGGGTAATGGCTTTATCTATGCAGCCTCCCACATGGGCGTTACGGGCGCTCAGGAACAAGTTTCCTCCCATGCGCGTGAGCTTGTGGAGCGTACCCGCCAGGCCACCGATCTGCCCGTCGCCGTGGGCTTGGGCGTACGCGATGGCAAGCAAGCCGCGGCGATCGCTGAGTTCGCCGATGGCGTGATCGTGGGCTCCGCCCTCATCCAAGCGGTGCAGTCTGGAGGGCAGGAAGAAATGCTTTCGCTCGCCCGCGAGCTGCAGGAGGGCTGCCAGCGCTGA